The genomic stretch TGCGAATCGAAGGGTTTCGGCACGAGAGCACAGGCGCCTTGCATTTTCAGGATCACGGGCAAATCCGTATGCTCGGCGGACAGGAGCACGGTCGGAGTCTGGGGCCACATCAGGCGACTCAGCAGCAGGAACTGCTCCCCATCCAGGCGAGGCATGCGGTAATCCGCGACCACCGCATCGAAACGCCGCTTCTTCATTTCGGCCAGGGCTTCCATGCCATCTTCCACCGCATGCACGGTATACCCGGCTTCCTCGAGCACCACGGCCAGCAGGCGCCGCACACTCTCCTCGTCCTCCGCAATCAACACACGTTTTCCATATCCTTCCATGGCACCTCCTCCCTCCGACTGCATTCCAACAACGGAACACCCTCATTCCTTCCGTCACGAACATAATCCCGTCCGCCCCAACGGCATAGCTACTCTGGTTCCGGTTTCCATAACCGACGAATCCATATGCCTCTGCGTTGCGGACCAGGGCGAACCCTTCGATGAAGTTGTTCCGGAAGGCGTCGTGCCAGGCGGATTAACGGATCTTCCACATTGCCGCAATTGAGGCAACGCGTGACCGACACCCACGTATGCGACACTCCTTCGCTGGGACTAAACAGGTTTTCGGCCACCATCAGACCCCGACATCGACTGCAGGACATCCTTTGCCTCCTTCGATCACTCGCACCCGCCGTGCTGTCCTGTCCATCGCAACATCGCCATCACATCTTGAGGGCCCTTCGGACATCAGGGACGGGCGTTCGCTCCCCTGCTGCCAGACCACTTCGTAATCTGCGGCCAACGGTAGCAGGTCCACATGGCCTTGGCCTCGGAGCCGGTTCAACGCCGCAAACAATGCCTGCCAGGTGTACAATGGGAGGGATTCGGCCAGGGTGAGGAAGGTCAGCCGCCGGTGGTGCTGCAGCAAACCGAGAATCTGCTCGTCGATGGCGCCATCGCCCGGAGAAATAACCTGAGGGTCCATCACGCACCTCCATTGTGGACAGAGCGGACTACTCGCTTCACGTGTGGTCCAGCCCATCCCCGGAGACGTTGCAATATGCGATCCTGCTGACGGCACACATCCAGCGAACGGAATCCGCCATTCAGCAATGGTTACGGCATGCTCACTCCGCATCCAGCTGCCCTTAACCGGGACATTCCGCACTGTCTGCCCCGTGCGGAATCGCTCGCACCCACAGGATCATTGCCTGCAACGGCGCAGGAATTCAGGAAATCGCAACCCATCCGGACGGGCACTTCGCTTGCTGAGCTGATGAACACGAGTTCGCGGGAACAGCGCTGGCCGCAGTTCATCGACCTGCCACACATCTCGCACCCTCGATGGCTGTTGCCGCATCGAAAGGAGACATCATGAGTCGCGTAGGAATTCCAGCTGACGGTTTCAAAACCGTCGGACAAATCGTCGGAACCAATACGATACAATTCCATACCGTACAGGATGGCATGACGATCACCATCGAGTTGCTTTCCGCGCATGTGTCCGGCGGACCGGTGTTGGATGCAGAGGGCCGCTATGTGGGATTCATCAGTGAATTTGATATCCTCAAGGCTCTTGAGGCAGGAAAGGACTTGAACAGTCTGACGGCGACAGAGCTGATGGCCAAGGATCCCATTGCCGTCCGTAAATCGACACCGATACCGGATGCCATCAAGCTCATGGCAGACAACCACTTGCTGAACCTCCCTGTCGAGGAGAACGGAGAGGTGACCTATTCGGTGACCAGGCACGACCTGCTCCGTGCATCAGTCGGTCTTGCCGTAGGCATCGAAGAGTAGCCGCGCGCGACTTGTTGCTGTGCAATCATGATTCGAATCAAACGGGTCTACGAAACACCAAACGCGCGCGATGGGATTCGGATTCTGGTCGACCGGATATGGCCGAGGGGATGCACGAAGGAGCAGGCGCGCCTCGATGCATGGCGAAAGGAAGTGGCGCCCAGCACGGCGCTCCGCACTTGGTTCGGCCATGACCCGGCAAAGTGGCTGGAGTTTCAGACACGTTACCGCAAGGAACTGAGCCGACCGGAACAGAACCGCGCGATCGAAGATCTCGCCCGGCTCGCACAAGCACAGACCGTCACACTGCTCTATGGGGCAT from Nitrospira sp. ND1 encodes the following:
- a CDS encoding DUF488 domain-containing protein, which translates into the protein MIRIKRVYETPNARDGIRILVDRIWPRGCTKEQARLDAWRKEVAPSTALRTWFGHDPAKWLEFQTRYRKELSRPEQNRAIEDLARLAQAQTVTLLYGASDKEHNQAVVLKECIDSAKNRV
- a CDS encoding response regulator, translating into MEGYGKRVLIAEDEESVRRLLAVVLEEAGYTVHAVEDGMEALAEMKKRRFDAVVADYRMPRLDGEQFLLLSRLMWPQTPTVLLSAEHTDLPVILKMQGACALVPKPFDSQGLLRTLQSAVEAACSCCSPMSVIMPN
- a CDS encoding CBS domain-containing protein, encoding MSRVGIPADGFKTVGQIVGTNTIQFHTVQDGMTITIELLSAHVSGGPVLDAEGRYVGFISEFDILKALEAGKDLNSLTATELMAKDPIAVRKSTPIPDAIKLMADNHLLNLPVEENGEVTYSVTRHDLLRASVGLAVGIEE